A part of Myxococcus landrumus genomic DNA contains:
- the recN gene encoding DNA repair protein RecN — protein MLLGLRIANVAVIEEVEVAFGAGLTVLTGETGAGKSILVDSLNLLLGGRADADVIRAGCEEASVEGVFARTPVLGARLEDLGLPDLGDEVLVRRVLGRTGRGKVYVNGALVTVGVLGKLTRGAVDLAGQHEHVSLFDSGLHRVLLDRYGEMETPLATYFGEYSALREVDARMEALGGDESKVRERAEFLRFQLDEISRWDPEPGEDVRLDAERKRLSSAEKLKRHGAEAELLVAGDESSALETVGRALGLVHEAVKCDATLTPVAQSLSTALSELEEAQRRLNRYVEGLESDPNRLADVDERLDGLKRLCRKHGTTLDGVLKKRGEIEAELGTLENRQEVLEELALERRKVEERTRKAALALSKARSTSAVEFSAQVREGLGHLAMGKAAFEVRVTPGETLRPDGLDDVEFFFSANPGEPARPLAKVASGGEASRLLLALKRALAGSDACGCYVLDEADAGVSGAIADVVGRMIKEVSGHRQVLCITHLPQVAAYADAHLLIRKAVKAERTVSQVTVLAAGPERTRELARMMSGVEVTREALGAAEALVRSAHRSLGSPRARRESGPEGTPRGRLRRTA, from the coding sequence GTGCTGCTGGGTCTGCGGATTGCGAACGTGGCGGTGATAGAGGAGGTGGAGGTGGCGTTCGGAGCCGGCCTCACCGTCCTCACGGGAGAAACGGGGGCGGGTAAGTCCATCCTCGTGGATTCATTGAACTTGCTCCTCGGTGGGCGAGCCGACGCGGACGTCATCCGCGCCGGGTGCGAGGAGGCGTCCGTGGAGGGCGTCTTCGCGCGCACTCCGGTGCTGGGCGCGCGTCTGGAGGACCTGGGCCTGCCGGACCTGGGGGACGAGGTACTCGTCCGCCGGGTGCTGGGGCGAACCGGACGGGGCAAGGTCTACGTCAACGGCGCCTTGGTGACGGTGGGCGTGCTGGGGAAGCTGACCCGAGGGGCGGTGGACCTGGCGGGCCAGCACGAGCACGTGAGCCTCTTCGACTCGGGCCTGCACCGCGTGCTGTTGGACCGGTATGGGGAGATGGAGACGCCCCTGGCGACCTACTTCGGGGAGTACTCCGCGCTGCGGGAGGTGGACGCTCGCATGGAGGCCCTGGGCGGGGACGAGTCGAAGGTGCGCGAGCGCGCGGAGTTCCTGCGCTTCCAGCTCGATGAAATCTCTCGCTGGGACCCGGAGCCGGGCGAGGACGTGCGGCTGGACGCGGAGCGCAAGCGCCTGTCCAGCGCGGAGAAGCTCAAGCGCCACGGCGCGGAGGCGGAGCTGCTCGTCGCGGGAGATGAGTCCTCCGCGCTCGAGACGGTGGGGCGGGCGCTGGGCCTGGTGCACGAGGCCGTCAAGTGCGACGCGACGCTCACGCCCGTGGCGCAGTCGCTGAGCACGGCCCTGTCCGAACTGGAGGAGGCGCAGCGCCGGCTCAACCGCTACGTGGAGGGTTTGGAGTCGGACCCGAATCGGCTGGCGGACGTGGATGAGCGGCTGGATGGCCTCAAGCGGCTGTGCCGCAAGCACGGCACCACGTTGGACGGTGTGCTGAAGAAGCGCGGTGAAATCGAGGCCGAGCTGGGCACGCTGGAGAACCGGCAGGAGGTGCTGGAGGAGCTGGCGCTGGAGCGGCGCAAGGTGGAGGAGCGGACGCGCAAGGCGGCCCTGGCGCTGTCCAAGGCCCGCTCGACGAGCGCGGTGGAGTTCTCCGCGCAGGTCCGCGAGGGCCTGGGGCACCTGGCCATGGGCAAGGCGGCCTTCGAGGTGCGCGTGACGCCTGGGGAGACGCTGCGTCCGGACGGCCTGGACGACGTGGAGTTCTTCTTCAGCGCGAACCCGGGAGAGCCGGCCCGGCCCCTGGCGAAGGTGGCCTCCGGCGGTGAGGCGAGCCGGCTCCTCCTGGCCCTGAAGCGGGCCCTGGCCGGCAGCGACGCGTGTGGCTGCTACGTGCTGGATGAGGCCGACGCGGGCGTCAGCGGCGCCATCGCGGACGTGGTGGGACGGATGATCAAGGAGGTGAGCGGCCACCGTCAGGTGCTCTGCATCACCCACCTGCCGCAGGTCGCGGCCTATGCGGACGCGCACCTGCTCATCCGCAAGGCGGTGAAGGCGGAGCGGACCGTTTCCCAGGTAACGGTCCTGGCGGCGGGGCCGGAGAGGACGCGGGAGCTGGCCCGGATGATGTCGGGCGTGGAGGTCACCCGGGAGGCGCTGGGGGCGGCGGAGGCCCTGGTCCGCTCGGCCCACCGGTCCCTGGGGTCTCCGAGGGCCCGAAGGGAATCCGGACCCGAGGGGACCCCCCGGGGACGCCTCCGGCGGACGGCTTGA
- a CDS encoding Stp1/IreP family PP2C-type Ser/Thr phosphatase, whose translation MKVVSAGLTDVGRKRNHNEDSFLIDDELQLYVVADGMGGHAGGGTASRIAVETIDKELRRARESKENPFLSVPNLQESPIPEALRTAVERACLAIYTAAQEDPRLSGMGTTVISLVVRDEHAFFAHVGDSRAYLIRGDLIQQISEDHSLVNEQIKAGMITPEEAKHSRYKNIITRSVGFEEEVQVDVMGLVSEPGDVFLLCSDGLANMLEDREIHEVVANAKSFDDVPKRLIDFANERGGDDNITVIVVRVAA comes from the coding sequence ATGAAAGTCGTCTCCGCTGGCCTGACGGATGTCGGGCGGAAGCGCAATCACAACGAGGACAGCTTCCTCATCGACGATGAGCTCCAGCTCTACGTCGTGGCGGATGGCATGGGCGGCCATGCGGGGGGAGGCACTGCCTCGCGCATCGCCGTGGAGACCATCGACAAGGAGCTACGGCGGGCTCGGGAGAGCAAGGAGAACCCGTTCCTGTCCGTGCCCAACCTCCAGGAGTCACCCATCCCGGAGGCGCTGCGCACGGCCGTGGAGAGGGCGTGTCTCGCCATCTACACGGCGGCGCAGGAAGACCCGCGGCTGTCCGGCATGGGCACCACGGTCATCTCCCTGGTGGTTCGCGACGAGCACGCGTTCTTCGCGCACGTGGGAGACAGCCGCGCGTACCTCATCCGCGGCGACCTCATCCAGCAGATCTCCGAGGACCACTCGCTTGTCAACGAGCAGATCAAGGCGGGGATGATTACGCCCGAAGAGGCCAAGCACTCCCGCTACAAGAACATCATCACCCGTTCCGTGGGCTTCGAAGAGGAAGTCCAGGTGGACGTGATGGGTCTCGTCTCCGAGCCCGGTGACGTGTTCCTGCTGTGCTCCGACGGCCTGGCCAACATGCTCGAGGACCGCGAAATCCACGAGGTGGTGGCCAACGCGAAGAGCTTCGACGACGTGCCCAAGCGCCTCATTGACTTCGCCAACGAGCGCGGAGGTGATGACAACATCACCGTCATCGTCGTGCGCGTCGCGGCCTGA